The nucleotide window CTGGACCCAACgacgacaggtgtgtgtgtgtgtgtcaggaacaCATGTCTTGTTGGGACAATACGGCATTCAGGAGGCTGTACTAAACTTTGAAACTCTTttgaccctccctcccctcccctccaggttcGGGGTGAGGTTCCCCTGTATGTCGGACGCCTACGACCGGGAGCTGCAGCAGCTGGCCATGGACGTGGGCCAGGAGCTGGGCTACGGGGACTTCCTGAGGGAGGGGGTCTACTGCGTGCTGGGGGGGCCCTCCTTCGAGACCATCGCAGAGTGCCGCATGCTCCACAAGCTGGGGGCAGACGCCGTCGGTACGTTCCTTCGATTGTCAGATTAACTAAAggctataagtgtgtgtgtgtgtgctatatgctatctatatgtgtgtgtttgtataatatatatatatgatatcaTTTTCTTTACTAAGATCTCATTATTTATCTAAATTGACATGTGTATTACCTACACTAAGTGTGCACTACAACTTCTATAAACAGTATAAACATGCCCAGTGCATGAAGCGCTCTAACattcattctcctcctcctgctccctccccccttctcctcctctcccctcctcctcgtcctccctcccccctcctcctcctcctccccccaggcatGAGCACGGTGCACGAGGTGATCGTGGCGCGGCACTGCGGCATGCGCGTGTTCGCCCTGTCCCTCATCACCAACCAGGCGGTGATGGACTACGACAGCGAGGAGAAGGCCAACCACGAGGAGGTGCTGGAGACAGGCCAGCAGCGCGCCGAGcagctggagaggctggtgtCCACCATGGTCACCCGCCTcgagcacaacaacaacaacaactacgtctgagccccccccccccccggacctaGAGAGGAGGTTGACCTGTGACCCCTTGACCCCTGTTCcctggggggtgaaggggggtgtgtggggggggggggcgtcacgTCAACTCTCAACCTTCTCAGATCGCCCGAGCCGTCCCTCAGGACGCCAGAACTGCCCCGGACagatttgcccccccccccccctcccctcgtttATTTCTGAGATGGTTCTCAAAGCCAGTTTGCTAGTTACACATGTCGTCCGTTTCCGTTTATTTTAAGTATTatttaaaatatttgttttgatAGATGTACCTTTGAGGGGAAAGTTCCTAGCTAACCTTGCTGGTAGCTTACTGGCCCTCTGAAAGCAGACTaggttgaaaaaaaacacaaagctaTTCTGAGTTATCCTCACTTGCGCCAAGTTGCGACTGGACAAAGCCGAACTATGATGACTTGTGATTGTGACAGTGCCTGACCTGATTAAGTCTTGAACAAACATACTACCTGACTTCACATGTTATAAATCCCctaataattatttattttaatctaaagaAGAAACTCGATGTGTACATTCCCGTAACAAGCTGCCAAAAAAGAAACTGTCCCAGAattattttttatctttttaAAGTTGATAACTGTTGTTACTTATGTTACTCATCTTATGTAAATGTCCTTCATTTAACTTAACAATGAGCAATGTGCATACAATATGTCTTAGTGTGTTCTCTTGTTTATAGGTGTACATTGAACTTGTAAGGTATTAGTGTTGTGTTTTTAATATGAATGTTGTTACTAAAGTTTATATTTATTAATGTGTCTCAGTTCTCTTTTTTGTATCGCACCTTTTCACAAATTTCAAAGAATCACACAAGCATTGGTTTTCCAAGCGAAACTGTTTATAGAACTTTTGTAAAgataagaagaaaagaaaatctaCAGTAGATTGTTTCTATTCAATGATTAAGATATCCAGTAAGCTCTTTGTAAACGGGTGTACATTTTAACATTGGCAActtgacacagaaatggctataggTTTAAATTCTCCCCTGGCATGTCATCTTTTGGTACAGGTTCCCATCTGTAAACTGGGAGGTTTTCCACAGGGGGTGTCCAGGTCAACAATACCTtcaccctttatatatatatattttttcttaaaTGATATACCTTCAAAATGTCCCTTTAAAAAGCTCCTAATGTATTTAGGATGAGGGAAAAAATGGAATTGAAAAGTTTAACTGACAATATATGAAATTGCTGTAATACGTGTAAAGCATATGGAAAATATCCGTTTTCCCTGTTTCTTTCAGTTCTTTCTTTTGAAACAACACATTCCCTTCATAAAGAACAGCGCTGTTGCTCAGCCTCAAACTGCATAAACATTTCTGCGGTGACAATCAGAAGAGGTAAGAAGGCTTGGCACGGGATGTAAAAACACTTTCCATTACCCGGCACAAAACTCCTTTCCAAGAGAGTGGCTGGCGCCTAAAGCAATCATCAAATCTGTACAGAAAAAACGATTCCAATCTGATACGACGATGACCTTCACTTTGACCTCCAAGACTGATGCTTATTGAGGGGCTTGTGGTTATTCCAAATTCTCCACCCTCCCTAAATATACGACCCAGCTATAAGAAAGGATTTTATCCTTCAAAGAGAGAAACAACCAAACCGTTTGGTTTTTGGAAACACCCAAATAGGAGCTTGTTTAGAATTGGACAAAGTCACAGCCTATCCATCCAGTAGTCTCtcgatctgtctctctctcttcaggcaAACATGGTCAAGGAGATCCACTGGAACGGAAGAGACACCTTGTTAGATACAGCCTCGCACACACCAAGACCCCAGGAAGGACATCACATTCAGGCCACAGTGACACGCCTACCTGGAAGAAGTTGAGTGAAATGAAACCATCCTTATCCGTATCCATCACCTTGAAAGTCTCTGCgaggcaaaaaaaacaaaaagacgCGTTCGATTGAGATCGCGGCCGCAGGGGGAGGCGGCCATCTTGTCTAGCGTGGCGGAACAGCCTACTCACTGAACATGGTCTCCAGACGAACCAGGCAGGTGACGAAGTTGTCAAAGTCGACGGACATGTCGGCCTCCGTGTACCGCAGGATGATCAGCTGGAACAGGTGGTTGGTCAGCTTGAAGCCtgcttaccacacacacacacagacacacgcgcacacacacacacacaagcacacacacatgcacgcacaggcatacaaacacacacacacacaaatgacagAATCAACATATTTAtcaataaatgtttgttttttcttctccctATTAGGTCTTATGTTTCCACAGTTGAAACTCTGTATGAGATATAAAGATGGTACACTGGACCTGCTGACTCTAAAGCCATTCTCATCTCATAGGAGCTCATGGTGCCTGATTTGTCCAGGTCAAACTGCCTGAATATCgtctggtggagagagggatggagtgagacagggggtgagagagagagagagagagagagagagagagagagagagagagagagagagagaaaaagcgggagagagagagagagagagagagagagagagaaagcgggaGAGAGAAATCACAACATCACATATGAGACTGAAGCAAACGGGCCGGTGGGGAAGTGAACCCTGAACCAGGTGATTGAAATGGGCTTCTGCAGGTGATGTGGAAGGTGAAAGAGTTCGGGACCCCACCAGGTAGCGCTTGATCTTCTCCCAGAGGACGTGGAACTCTGCCAGGCCCAGCTTGCCACTGCCGTCAGTCTGAGGAACGGGGTCAAGGAATCACGCTCACAAAGACaggcgcagagagagagagacagagagacacagagaaagagaagcagagagagagtgtgagagagagagagacagagatagagagagagagagagagagagagagagagagacagagatagagggagagagagagagagtgaaagagtgagagagagagacagagtgagagagagacagagagggagagagagggaggtagaagcACACAAGAGAACAGCAGAAAAGAAGTGTTTGAGAAGGTCGCAGGAACCAAGGATACATCCATGAGGTTGATCATGCTGCGACAGGACTCCTGGGTGAATCCATCCGTCTTCAGGTCCTTGTCTGGGCacgcgagaggaggagagacatgcGTCATTGTATTGTTGCAACACAACTACCCATGCTGACACAACTGGGTCAGAGGGTGTTGATCAATGTCCATGTTACACTACTGCACTGACATGCTCTGACATGTCAGACGACAGACGACTGACGACTGTCAGTCGGGTGGctaagcggtgagggaatcgggctagtaatccgaaggttgccagttcgattcccggtcatggcaactgacgttgtgtccttgggcaaggcacttcaccctgcttgcctcgggagaatgtccctgtatttactgtaagtcgctctggataagagcgtctgctaaatgactaaatgtaaatgtaaatgttacacaCTGGGACACAGAATGAGAATTTTTTTGTGGGGGGCCTGTTTCCTCACGTTTGCCTATGATCCTGTTCAGGATGGTCTGTAGTTCGGTGACACTGATCTCCATGTCCTGTAAGAAGAATCCGGGTAATGTAAGATTACAAATcccatcagcccccccccccttctatcGTTTttgcttcacttcctgttccgctTGCCCCTCCCGGCTCCTCACCGGTCCGGCCAACTGTCTGAAGAGACTCTTGAAGGCTGCGTCTATCTGGCTCTCCTCCAGCTGAATCTGATGgggagaaggacagaaagaaagagagagagggaaaaaaggagagagagaaaaagaacacaGGAGATTTAGTTACATTTTACTAGTCAAATCGCTAGTAACCGTCTTTCCCACATATTCATgcatgtcatttcctgtcaccTCTGCAGGCATCTCAGCGCTGACATCATCATCGAGTTCCCTGTCGTATGAAGAGGAAATACAAACATCACTCTCACAACTCATCCCAAACCGCATATTGCTGATCTTTTTTGCAAACTTGATTGTGAATTTCGGAAAAGAAAGGAAGCAATCCTAAACATATGCAATCGTTTTAAAATTAGACATCCAAATTAGACatatacagatatatatatatcaaaggATCACTCcatctgccctcctccccttccctttccccccctccccccctcctccctccccccctcccctcccctcccccccaccccactcactCAGAGTTGGCGGGCTTCTCAGAGAAGACCCTGAGGACGAAGTCGGCCTCCTTCTGGGGCTCGAAGGTGGAGGGCACGATGATGTACTCCCCGGCCGGCAGGCTCAGACGCGTGCTCACCTCCCGCAGGTTGATGAACAGCTCGGAGCGTGCCGTGGAGCCGTGCGTCAGGAAGAAGTCCTTCTTCAGGTGGACGCCCGACTTACCTATgaactggaggggagggagggaggggaccgtGACACGGGTCAAACACTTGAACGTTTGTTTGGTTTTTAGACTTTGTACTATCGGGCTCTACTAATTGTAGGGTGTCAAATGAACACCCAGAACAAGCTCCCAGAAGCTTACCTCTTTTGGAACCTGGGAAAGTAAGAAACACAACAGTTAGATGGAACTACAGTACAACCATATTTTATAAATATCTATAcaatttataaaaaaataaatacatttccatGGGAATCGACTCAGTAAAGCATCATTATATCCCCCTCTTTCATGTAGGTTGTATGGGATCACATCCCATGATGCAGTTCTACTTGCCCTCTGACCTCATAGACGGCAAAGCCGATGGTCTCCATGTCTTCACCCTCCCGTCGTTTGGCCCGGCGGTTCTTCTGCATCAGCGCCACCAGGAAGGTGCAGTCGGATGTGCCGGGCTTGTCTGGGTGCTGCAGGGCGATCTTGAACTGAGGGTTGACCCAGAACGTCGCTAGGGATTGTGGGAAGGAATAAAAACCATCAAAGGGAGAAATCTCTCTCTTGTTCACCATCTGTACTTGTAAGGCCTCAGTTGTTCTTCCTtaatctcctccctcccactctctgtctcccctctcccctctcccctctcccctctcccctttcctctttctcacttcacctccctccctgcctctctccctccctcccccctcctcctccctcctcccccctcccccctcccccctccctccttccctcccccctccctccctccctccctcctttcttccttccttccttccgtccctccttccctccttccctccttccctccttccttccctccctccctccctcccccctccctccctccctccctccctccctccctcccccctcctcctccccccctccctccctccctcctccctccccccctccctccctccccctactcccTCCTACCTGGGAAGTTCCTGCAGCCCCCGGCCGTGcttcccttcctccactccccctgatAGAGGGCGGAGCTCCACGTCTTCACCTGGCTGGCCTCCAGCGCGTCCGCCGTCAGGTTACAGATCTCCAGACGGCTGAACTCCCGCAGGAAGTCGCTGAATGACATCctgggagaggagcgagggaggtagCATGGAAGGAagcaaggaaggaaggaaggaaggaaggaaaggcaGAGTATATTGGTTATGTAAGAATATTTGTGCATGTACATGTAAAAAatcgcacacttacacacactcacacacactcaccagaactcacacactgacacacacacaccagaactcacacactgacacacatacacacaccagaactcagacactgacacacatacactcaccagaactcagacactgacacacactcaccagaacTCGCCGTCATCGCTGCGTTTCTGGAGCCGGTCTCTGACGGAACGTTCCACACTGTCCCACTCTCTGGAGCTGCGTTCGAAAGACCCATCAGAACACTGGTGCCAACGCCTCCCTCAACCACTACTAACACCTCTCTCTACCAACACTGACCCCTACTACATCTACACCAACCCCTCCATTTACTAGCAccaacccctccctctatctgcaGCGCCCGAGTCAGTATGACCCTGGTCCTAGGGAGTCATAGAGAAGGGTAAAGGTGCGCTTGATTCGTACTTGTCGCTCCAGGCGCCGGTCCACTCCACCTCACCCCAGGGGTTCCGGATCCTCACCAGTTTGGTCGGGCTGCCCCTGTACACCACCTGGCAGACAAGGGAAACACGGTTAAACGCACCTGTGCGCCACTCCGTGGCAACCGTGCGGTTGCCAATGCTCATAATGACGCTCGACCaatccctcgcctccccccttCTTGCTATGACTTGCTGATTGGATCCGTCCGACCATGCCTGACGCCTCATtggctcacctcctccacgccTGTCACAGAGTAGGCGTGGCCTTTCACCAGCTTCTTGAAGGTCACCGCCTCCCTATCCTGACTGCcagagacctgggggggggggggggggggagagagagagagaggtggagggggaagagggaaggagatacACACATTCCAGATCAGCAAGCACAGTAACGCAGACACACGATCAAAATCAACGCTACAATTCACGCGTCAACGATCACATGACCCACAAAGAGGTCATCACGGATGTCTAGGTCACGCATCTCCTGGACACGGGCTTATCCGGGGGGTCATGGGACCGTGGCGTGGAGGTCATGTGACGTGGCGGTCATGTGACGTGGCGGTCATGTGACGTGGCGGCGGTACTGACGTCTATGGAGCAGCCCAGCAGGGAGCCCCTGTCCACAGCTCGGCGGATGATGCTGAAGAGGTCAGAGGGCGCCTTGGGGAGGTCAAACATCTCTGTCACGCCCCCCGTGAAGTCCTCAAAGCCCTCCGACGTGCTGCCCCCCGACAGGGCCTCGTAGCTGCCGTTCagtctgggaacacacacacacattagatgaacacacacacattagatgaacacacacacattagatgaacacacacacattagatgaacacacacacacattagatgaacacacacacacattagatgaacaaacacacacacacattagatgaacacacacacacataagatgaacacacacacacacacacattagatgaacacacacacattagatgaacacacacacacattagatgaatacacacacacattagatgaacaaacacacacacacacacattagatgaacacacacacacataagatgaacacacacacacacacattagatgaacacacacacacataagatgaacacacacacacacattagatgaacaaacacacacacacacacattagatgaacacacacacacattagatgaacaaacacacacacatacaagatgaacaaacacacactcgagaAAACTCGATATAGACATTAAgtacacacgtacagtacacacacacacacacacacacacacacacacaaaggggacaaacacacacagacacaaagacacatccacacacagcgtCACACATCCACAAACCCACAACCCCAGACACAGCGCTGTACTGTGTCAGGGTGTCAAACAACtatgtaaacaccatcagatgGAAACATCCCACACGACACAGTTCCATCCACACATACTCCAGGAGCCTCCAGCTCACATATTTCATTCAAGACAGGCATTTTTTTAATTAACTTGGACCCTCTGTACATGTGTCAACCCCTCGCAGTcctccttcttttcctcctcctctggtcccctccctccttacttGGCGTAGGCCTTCTCCAGGAGCGCGCTCCagaactcctccccctctgctgagTGGACGAATATCAGCTTGCGGTCCTTCACTGGCAGCCTGTCATCGATCACCACGTCCACCCACTCCCCAAACTGccagaactgagagagagagagggggggggggggagggagggagagacgcagagagagagaaagagtgaaagagagagagagaaagagagagagagacataggtacaaagagagagagaaagagagggagagacagatctgTCAGTCTACAAAATCTGAATTCCCTCATCACCCAGTCCCCTTAAAACACACTCAGATTAAGACAAATGAACTCCAGTCGAGTACCACAGTGACGTGACCAGAACCAGCCACCAGGGGGCAAAAGTGTCCCTGTCGATGGAAAACCGATCGAATGTCATCACCAGTCGGGAAAGGAAGAAGTGAGCTGGGATCACTGGGGAAATTACACTGGCGCGGGCTTGGGCAATCATCCTGCCTTCCTCCTTGCAGActgtcacacgcacgcacacaaaaacactgtaGAAGCAG belongs to Osmerus mordax isolate fOsmMor3 chromosome 23, fOsmMor3.pri, whole genome shotgun sequence and includes:
- the capn1 gene encoding calpain-1 catalytic subunit isoform X2 translates to MEPIYASGMAAKLRSQWDRDDGLGQNHNAVKFLGQDYEALRSRCLQSRGLFEDALFPCTPSSLGFNELGPRSSKTQGVRWMRPSEICQCPQFIVDGASRTDICQGVLGDCWLLAAIASLTLNDNLLHRVVPHGQGFSTGYAGIFHFQFWQFGEWVDVVIDDRLPVKDRKLIFVHSAEGEEFWSALLEKAYAKLNGSYEALSGGSTSEGFEDFTGGVTEMFDLPKAPSDLFSIIRRAVDRGSLLGCSIDVSGSQDREAVTFKKLVKGHAYSVTGVEEVVYRGSPTKLVRIRNPWGEVEWTGAWSDNSREWDSVERSVRDRLQKRSDDGEFWMSFSDFLREFSRLEICNLTADALEASQVKTWSSALYQGEWRKGSTAGGCRNFPATFWVNPQFKIALQHPDKPGTSDCTFLVALMQKNRRAKRREGEDMETIGFAVYEVPKEFIGKSGVHLKKDFFLTHGSTARSELFINLREVSTRLSLPAGEYIIVPSTFEPQKEADFVLRVFSEKPANSEELDDDVSAEMPAEIQLEESQIDAAFKSLFRQLAGPDMEISVTELQTILNRIIGKHKDLKTDGFTQESCRSMINLMDTDGSGKLGLAEFHVLWEKIKRYLTIFRQFDLDKSGTMSSYEMRMALESAGFKLTNHLFQLIILRYTEADMSVDFDNFVTCLVRLETMFKTFKVMDTDKDGFISLNFFQWISLTMFA
- the capn1 gene encoding calpain-1 catalytic subunit isoform X1, coding for MEPIYASGMAAKLRSQWDRDDGLGQNHNAVKFLGQDYEALRSRCLQSRGLFEDALFPCTPSSLGFNELGPRSSKTQGVRWMRPSEICQCPQFIVDGASRTDICQGVLGDCWLLAAIASLTLNDNLLHRVVPHGQGFSTGYAGIFHFQFWQFGEWVDVVIDDRLPVKDRKLIFVHSAEGEEFWSALLEKAYAKLNGSYEALSGGSTSEGFEDFTGGVTEMFDLPKAPSDLFSIIRRAVDRGSLLGCSIDVSGSQDREAVTFKKLVKGHAYSVTGVEEVVYRGSPTKLVRIRNPWGEVEWTGAWSDNSREWDSVERSVRDRLQKRSDDGEFWMSFSDFLREFSRLEICNLTADALEASQVKTWSSALYQGEWRKGSTAGGCRNFPATFWVNPQFKIALQHPDKPGTSDCTFLVALMQKNRRAKRREGEDMETIGFAVYEVRGQFIGKSGVHLKKDFFLTHGSTARSELFINLREVSTRLSLPAGEYIIVPSTFEPQKEADFVLRVFSEKPANSEELDDDVSAEMPAEIQLEESQIDAAFKSLFRQLAGPDMEISVTELQTILNRIIGKHKDLKTDGFTQESCRSMINLMDTDGSGKLGLAEFHVLWEKIKRYLTIFRQFDLDKSGTMSSYEMRMALESAGFKLTNHLFQLIILRYTEADMSVDFDNFVTCLVRLETMFKTFKVMDTDKDGFISLNFFQWISLTMFA
- the capn1 gene encoding calpain-1 catalytic subunit isoform X3, with translation MRPSEICQCPQFIVDGASRTDICQGVLGDCWLLAAIASLTLNDNLLHRVVPHGQGFSTGYAGIFHFQFWQFGEWVDVVIDDRLPVKDRKLIFVHSAEGEEFWSALLEKAYAKLNGSYEALSGGSTSEGFEDFTGGVTEMFDLPKAPSDLFSIIRRAVDRGSLLGCSIDVSGSQDREAVTFKKLVKGHAYSVTGVEEVVYRGSPTKLVRIRNPWGEVEWTGAWSDNSREWDSVERSVRDRLQKRSDDGEFWMSFSDFLREFSRLEICNLTADALEASQVKTWSSALYQGEWRKGSTAGGCRNFPATFWVNPQFKIALQHPDKPGTSDCTFLVALMQKNRRAKRREGEDMETIGFAVYEVRGQFIGKSGVHLKKDFFLTHGSTARSELFINLREVSTRLSLPAGEYIIVPSTFEPQKEADFVLRVFSEKPANSEELDDDVSAEMPAEIQLEESQIDAAFKSLFRQLAGPDMEISVTELQTILNRIIGKHKDLKTDGFTQESCRSMINLMDTDGSGKLGLAEFHVLWEKIKRYLTIFRQFDLDKSGTMSSYEMRMALESAGFKLTNHLFQLIILRYTEADMSVDFDNFVTCLVRLETMFKTFKVMDTDKDGFISLNFFQWISLTMFA